In one Sphingomonas sp. S1-29 genomic region, the following are encoded:
- a CDS encoding GNAT family N-acetyltransferase, with protein MSALRGDPDCYFVHDLAIHPCARGSGMANAAVRIVVADAKAAGFATVGLVAVGSAHDFWKNQGFTQRSSVARPRLRHRSPAARSARIAFAISPAALRSL; from the coding sequence TTGTCAGCTCTACGCGGGGATCCAGACTGCTATTTCGTACACGATCTTGCGATCCACCCATGCGCGCGGGGAAGCGGCATGGCGAACGCGGCCGTCCGCATAGTTGTAGCCGACGCCAAGGCCGCTGGCTTTGCCACCGTCGGCCTGGTCGCGGTCGGCAGTGCGCACGATTTCTGGAAGAATCAGGGATTCACCCAGCGAAGCTCCGTCGCTCGGCCGCGGCTACGGCATCGAAGCCCGGCTGCTCGTTCGGCACGTATAGCTTTTGCGATAAGCCCAGCCGCCTTACGGTCGCTGTAA
- a CDS encoding Crp/Fnr family transcriptional regulator produces MAAVLGLEGEIATVAPHVDFVRIGEQVGHSSLLIDGLAGRFGQNGDGGRQITCFYIAGDMADLMSLMSPTTGWGMMALTPMTILKVPHAELRQLTLAYPGIAEAFWRDSVADGSILSEWVVNVGRRDSITRVAHVFCEMALRFEQAGLGDRISYPFYITQADLADATGLTSIHVNRTLKVLRERSIVDFRLGVVRVHDWTKLVAIGDFDPAFLLLNAQAPRIAERG; encoded by the coding sequence ATGGCCGCGGTGCTCGGCCTTGAGGGTGAGATCGCGACGGTAGCCCCCCACGTCGATTTCGTTCGGATCGGCGAGCAGGTCGGTCACTCCTCTCTTCTGATCGACGGGCTGGCCGGCCGATTCGGCCAGAACGGCGACGGTGGGCGGCAGATCACCTGCTTCTATATTGCAGGCGACATGGCTGATCTGATGTCGCTTATGAGCCCAACGACGGGTTGGGGCATGATGGCACTTACGCCGATGACGATCCTCAAGGTGCCCCACGCTGAGCTTCGCCAACTCACCCTCGCTTACCCAGGCATTGCAGAGGCCTTTTGGCGCGACAGTGTTGCAGATGGCTCTATCTTGTCCGAGTGGGTTGTGAACGTCGGTCGTCGGGACTCAATTACCCGCGTCGCGCACGTATTTTGCGAGATGGCCCTCCGATTCGAGCAGGCAGGCCTTGGCGACCGAATATCATATCCGTTCTATATCACACAGGCAGACCTTGCGGACGCCACCGGTCTGACGTCTATCCACGTCAATCGCACCCTTAAGGTGCTCCGCGAGCGTTCGATCGTAGACTTCCGCCTCGGAGTGGTCAGGGTTCATGACTGGACAAAGCTCGTGGCGATCGGCGACTTCGACCCGGCGTTCTTACTACTGAATGCTCAGGCTCCCCGGATTGCCGAACGCGGTTGA